A section of the Prochlorococcus sp. MIT 1341 genome encodes:
- the ribD gene encoding bifunctional diaminohydroxyphosphoribosylaminopyrimidine deaminase/5-amino-6-(5-phosphoribosylamino)uracil reductase RibD, with amino-acid sequence MQRALQLAALGQNRTSPNPLVGAVVINESGFLVGEGFHARAGLPHAEVGALNQAGDQAKGGTLVVTLEPCCHQGRTPPCTDLVLSSGLRRVVVALQDPDSRVSGAGLERLRDGGLEVITGVLEDLAVSQNKAFIHRIRTGLPLGIMKWAMSFDGRTSLPNGASKWITNEKSRDWVHSLRAKVDAVIVGGETVRRDDPLLTSRGKSTPEPIRVVFSRSLDLPENSRIWDTSISRTLIAYGPEVPKKLLSNLPKGPGKIKLRSSEPIDLLHSLAEMGCNSVLWECGPKLASIAIKQGCVQEIAMMLAPKLLGGVPAGTPLSELGLYSVEDAFTLKTISKKTFGQDLLVRALLE; translated from the coding sequence ATGCAGCGTGCATTGCAATTAGCTGCTTTGGGCCAAAACAGAACAAGCCCTAATCCATTGGTTGGAGCGGTAGTGATTAATGAAAGCGGTTTTCTTGTCGGGGAAGGCTTTCATGCTCGTGCAGGTCTTCCTCATGCTGAGGTCGGAGCGCTTAATCAGGCTGGTGATCAAGCAAAAGGTGGAACCTTGGTCGTTACCTTGGAGCCTTGTTGCCATCAAGGGAGAACACCTCCATGTACTGATTTGGTTTTGTCTTCAGGTCTGAGGAGGGTAGTAGTTGCCTTGCAAGATCCTGATTCACGTGTGTCAGGTGCAGGGTTAGAGCGTCTAAGGGATGGCGGGTTAGAGGTTATTACTGGTGTATTAGAAGATTTAGCTGTTAGTCAGAACAAGGCTTTTATCCATAGAATTCGCACTGGTCTTCCATTGGGAATAATGAAATGGGCTATGAGTTTTGATGGTCGGACCTCTCTTCCTAATGGTGCTAGTAAATGGATTACAAATGAAAAGTCTCGAGATTGGGTGCATTCTCTAAGAGCAAAGGTTGATGCTGTAATTGTTGGAGGCGAAACTGTTAGAAGAGATGACCCTTTATTGACCTCTAGAGGCAAATCAACGCCAGAACCAATACGAGTAGTTTTTAGTAGAAGCCTTGATTTGCCAGAAAATTCAAGAATTTGGGATACTTCGATTTCTAGAACACTTATCGCTTATGGACCAGAGGTTCCCAAGAAGTTGTTATCCAACCTCCCAAAGGGGCCTGGAAAAATTAAGTTGAGATCTTCCGAACCAATTGATTTGCTTCATTCATTGGCTGAAATGGGATGCAATTCTGTTCTTTGGGAATGTGGCCCAAAACTTGCTTCTATTGCAATTAAACAGGGTTGTGTTCAGGAAATTGCAATGATGCTTGCGCCTAAGCTTCTGGGAGGGGTCCCTGCAGGAACTCCTCTTTCTGAGCTTGGCCTTTATTCAGTTGAAGATGCCTTTACTCTAAAAA